Proteins encoded together in one Nocardioides marinisabuli window:
- the rpoB gene encoding DNA-directed RNA polymerase subunit beta, translating into MAARSASAVSRATRRISFAKIAEPLEVPQLLSLQTDSFDWLVGNDKWTAEVERRRANGDDVSEKSGLTEIFEEISPIEDFSETMSLSFENPVFYDPKYTVDECKEKDFTYSAPLYVSAEFTNNDTGEIKGQTVFMGDFPLMTPKGTFVINGTERVVVSQLVRSPGVYFERSADKTSDKDIYTAKLIPSRGAWLEFEIDKRDLVGVRLDRKRKQNVTVLLKALGWTNEQIREEFGQYESMMLTLEKDHTETQKDALLDIYRKLRPGEPPTEEAAQTLLNNYYFNPKRYDLAKVGRYKINKKLGLTEAFDQQTLTVDDVVAAIRYIVALHDGREEVEAPAGPLDIAADDIDHFGNRRMRTVGELIQNQLRTGLARMERVVRERMTTQDVEAITPQSLINIRPVVAALKEFFGTSQLSQFMDQTNPIAGLTHKRRLSALGPGGLSRDRAGMEVRDVHPSHYGRMCPIETPEGPNIGLIGSLASYGRINPFGFVETPYRKVVEGQVTDQIDYLTADDEDRYVIAQANAQLDDDLRFVNERVLVRQRDGEVSEILAGEIDYMDVSPRQMVSVATALIPFLEHDDANRALMGANMQRQAVPLIKSDSPLVGTGIEYRAAVDAGDVVVAEKAGVVKDVSADLVETMNDDGSYSSYKLAKFRRSNQGTCINQRPLVSEGDRLEVGSPIADGPCTDEAEMALGTNLLVAFMPWQGHNYEDAIILSQRLVQEDVLTSIHIEEHEVDARDTKLGPEEITRDIPNISEEGLADLDERGIIRIGAEVVTGDILVGKVTPKGETELTPEERLLRAIFGEKAREVRDTSMKVPHGESGTVIGVRVFDREDGDELPPGVNQLVRVYVAQKRKISVGDKLAGRHGNKGVIAKILPIEDMPFMEDGTPVDVVLNPLGVPRRMNIGQILELHLGWLAKQGWDLDLADDTSDADWKQRLMKIHVDKAEPNTKVATPVFDGAREDEITGLLGSTIPNRDGVRMIDGTGKADLFDGRSGEPFPDPVSVGYMYILKLHHLVDDKIHARSTGPYSMITQQPLGGKAQFGGQRFGEMEVWAMEAYGAAYALQELLTIKSDDVPGRVKVYEAIVKGENIPDSGIPESFKVLVKEMQSLCLNVEVLSQDGTSIELRDAEEDVFRAAEELGIDLSRREPSSVEEV; encoded by the coding sequence TTGGCCGCGCGCTCCGCATCCGCCGTTTCTCGTGCAACCCGCCGCATCTCGTTCGCGAAGATCGCCGAACCTCTCGAGGTTCCCCAGCTCCTCTCCCTCCAGACCGACAGCTTCGACTGGCTGGTCGGCAACGACAAGTGGACCGCCGAGGTCGAGCGTCGCCGTGCCAACGGCGACGACGTCTCGGAGAAGTCCGGTCTGACCGAGATCTTCGAGGAGATCTCGCCGATCGAGGACTTCAGCGAGACCATGTCGCTCTCGTTCGAGAACCCGGTCTTCTACGACCCCAAGTACACCGTGGACGAGTGCAAGGAGAAGGACTTCACCTACTCCGCCCCTCTCTACGTCTCGGCGGAGTTCACCAACAACGACACCGGTGAGATCAAGGGCCAGACGGTCTTCATGGGCGACTTCCCGCTCATGACCCCCAAGGGCACGTTCGTCATCAACGGCACCGAGCGCGTCGTGGTCTCCCAGCTGGTCCGCAGCCCGGGCGTCTACTTCGAGCGCTCCGCGGACAAGACGTCCGACAAGGACATCTACACCGCCAAGCTCATCCCCAGCCGCGGCGCGTGGCTGGAGTTCGAGATCGACAAGCGCGACCTCGTCGGTGTGCGCCTCGACCGCAAGCGCAAGCAGAACGTCACGGTGCTGCTCAAGGCCCTCGGCTGGACCAACGAGCAGATCCGCGAGGAGTTCGGCCAGTACGAGTCGATGATGCTCACGCTGGAGAAGGACCACACCGAGACGCAGAAGGACGCGCTGCTCGACATCTACCGCAAGCTGCGTCCGGGCGAGCCCCCCACGGAGGAGGCCGCCCAGACCCTGCTGAACAACTACTACTTCAACCCCAAGCGCTACGACCTGGCCAAGGTCGGTCGCTACAAGATCAACAAGAAGCTCGGCCTGACCGAGGCCTTCGACCAGCAGACGCTGACCGTCGACGACGTCGTCGCCGCGATCCGCTACATCGTGGCCCTGCACGACGGTCGCGAGGAGGTCGAGGCGCCCGCGGGTCCGCTCGACATCGCCGCCGACGACATCGACCACTTCGGCAACCGTCGCATGCGCACGGTGGGCGAGCTGATCCAGAACCAGCTGCGCACCGGGCTGGCGCGCATGGAGCGCGTGGTCCGCGAGCGGATGACCACCCAGGACGTCGAGGCGATCACGCCGCAGTCGCTGATCAACATCCGCCCGGTCGTCGCGGCGCTGAAGGAGTTCTTCGGCACCTCGCAGCTGAGCCAGTTCATGGACCAGACCAACCCGATCGCGGGCCTGACGCACAAGCGTCGTCTCTCCGCGCTGGGTCCCGGCGGTCTCTCCCGCGACCGCGCCGGCATGGAGGTCCGCGACGTCCACCCGTCGCACTACGGCCGCATGTGCCCCATCGAGACCCCTGAGGGCCCGAACATCGGCCTGATCGGCTCGCTGGCCTCCTACGGGCGGATCAACCCGTTCGGCTTCGTGGAGACCCCCTACCGCAAGGTCGTCGAGGGTCAGGTCACCGACCAGATCGACTACCTGACCGCCGACGACGAGGACCGCTACGTCATCGCGCAGGCCAACGCCCAGCTCGACGACGACCTGCGCTTCGTCAACGAGCGCGTGCTGGTGCGCCAGCGCGACGGCGAGGTCTCCGAGATCCTGGCCGGCGAGATCGACTACATGGACGTCTCGCCGCGCCAGATGGTCTCGGTCGCCACCGCGCTGATCCCGTTCCTCGAGCACGACGACGCCAACCGTGCGCTCATGGGCGCCAACATGCAGCGCCAGGCCGTCCCGCTCATCAAGAGCGACAGCCCGCTGGTCGGCACCGGCATCGAGTACCGCGCCGCGGTCGACGCCGGCGACGTGGTCGTGGCCGAGAAGGCCGGTGTCGTCAAGGACGTCTCGGCCGACCTGGTCGAGACCATGAACGACGACGGCAGCTACTCCTCCTACAAGCTGGCGAAGTTCCGCCGGTCCAACCAGGGCACCTGCATCAACCAGCGCCCCCTGGTCTCGGAGGGTGACCGCCTCGAGGTCGGCAGCCCGATCGCCGACGGCCCCTGCACCGACGAGGCCGAGATGGCGCTGGGCACCAACCTGCTCGTCGCCTTCATGCCGTGGCAGGGCCACAACTACGAGGACGCGATCATCCTCTCCCAGCGCCTGGTGCAGGAGGACGTCCTCACCTCGATCCACATCGAGGAGCACGAGGTCGACGCCCGCGACACCAAGCTGGGCCCCGAGGAGATCACCCGGGACATCCCGAACATCTCCGAGGAGGGTCTGGCCGACCTCGACGAGCGCGGGATCATCCGCATCGGTGCCGAGGTCGTGACCGGCGACATCCTCGTCGGCAAGGTCACGCCCAAGGGCGAGACCGAGCTGACCCCCGAGGAGCGCCTGCTGCGCGCGATCTTCGGCGAGAAGGCGCGCGAGGTGCGCGACACCTCGATGAAGGTCCCCCACGGCGAGTCGGGCACCGTCATCGGCGTGCGCGTCTTCGACCGCGAGGACGGCGACGAGCTGCCCCCGGGCGTCAACCAGCTGGTCCGCGTCTACGTGGCGCAGAAGCGCAAGATCTCGGTGGGCGACAAGCTCGCCGGTCGCCACGGCAACAAGGGCGTCATCGCCAAGATCCTGCCGATCGAGGACATGCCGTTCATGGAGGACGGCACCCCGGTCGACGTGGTGCTCAACCCGCTGGGTGTGCCGCGACGGATGAACATCGGCCAGATCCTCGAGCTCCACCTGGGCTGGCTGGCCAAGCAGGGCTGGGACCTGGACCTCGCCGACGACACCTCGGACGCGGACTGGAAGCAGCGTCTGATGAAGATCCACGTCGACAAGGCCGAGCCCAACACCAAGGTGGCCACCCCGGTCTTCGACGGTGCGCGCGAGGACGAGATCACCGGGCTGCTCGGCTCGACGATCCCCAACCGCGACGGCGTGCGGATGATCGACGGCACCGGCAAGGCCGACCTGTTCGACGGCCGCTCGGGCGAGCCCTTCCCGGACCCGGTCTCGGTCGGCTACATGTACATCCTCAAGCTGCACCACCTCGTGGACGACAAGATCCACGCGCGCAGCACCGGCCCCTACTCGATGATCACCCAGCAGCCGCTCGGCGGTAAGGCCCAGTTCGGTGGCCAGCGCTTCGGTGAGATGGAGGTCTGGGCGATGGAGGCGTACGGCGCCGCCTACGCCCTGCAGGAGCTGCTGACGATCAAGTCCGACGACGTGCCGGGTCGCGTCAAGGTCTACGAGGCGATCGTCAAGGGCGAGAACATCCCCGACTCGGGCATCCCCGAGTCGTTCAAGGTGCTCGTCAAGGAGATGCAGTCGCTGTGCCTGAACGTGGAGGTCCTCTCCCAGGACGGCACCAGCATCGAGCTGCGCGACGCGGAGGAGGACGTCTTCCGCGCCGCCGAGGAGCTCGGCATCGACCTGTCGCGTCGCGAGCCGAGCTCGGTCGAAGAGGTGTGA
- a CDS encoding J domain-containing protein, with translation MSATGASWYDVLGVEPDASTEEVRSAWRSAIADLDPSERRFRLLNQAAEVLLDPARRAEHDAALEAGRSDEPEPEEPVATPTTPATRATPTTPAAAVPPTGSRLPLVPGWALVVLAVLAVLSVSAAVVVWVQPNERVVSAAEGGNEIEESAEQARATAERAVGPVLSYDYRSFEESTAAARSYMTVDYQEDYDQLVAALEPNLEEVQPVVEVEVVDSAVVRTSGDRVDVLLFVNRPTLNKGMDEPVVYKDQVTMRMVREDGTWLVDDLSTTPLQG, from the coding sequence GTGAGCGCCACCGGGGCCAGCTGGTACGACGTGCTGGGCGTCGAGCCCGACGCGAGCACCGAGGAGGTGCGCAGCGCGTGGCGCTCGGCGATCGCCGACCTCGACCCCAGCGAGCGTCGCTTCCGCCTGCTCAACCAGGCCGCGGAGGTGCTCCTGGACCCCGCGCGCCGGGCCGAGCACGACGCCGCCCTCGAGGCGGGGCGCAGCGACGAGCCCGAGCCCGAGGAACCGGTCGCGACCCCGACGACCCCTGCGACCCGGGCGACCCCGACGACCCCGGCGGCTGCCGTGCCGCCGACCGGGTCCCGGCTCCCGCTGGTGCCCGGCTGGGCGCTGGTGGTCCTGGCCGTGCTGGCGGTGCTGTCGGTGAGCGCGGCCGTGGTGGTGTGGGTGCAGCCCAACGAGCGGGTGGTCTCGGCCGCCGAGGGCGGCAACGAGATCGAGGAGTCGGCCGAGCAGGCGCGCGCCACGGCCGAGCGTGCCGTGGGCCCGGTCCTGTCCTACGACTACCGCTCCTTCGAGGAGTCCACGGCGGCGGCGCGCTCCTACATGACCGTCGACTACCAGGAGGACTACGACCAGCTCGTGGCCGCGCTCGAGCCGAACCTCGAGGAGGTCCAGCCGGTCGTGGAGGTCGAGGTGGTCGACTCCGCGGTGGTGCGCACCAGCGGTGACCGGGTCGACGTGCTGCTCTTCGTCAACCGGCCCACCCTGAACAAGGGGATGGACGAGCCCGTGGTCTACAAGGACCAGGTCACGATGCGCATGGTGCGCGAGGACGGCACCTGGCTGGTGGACGACCTGTCCACCACCCCGCTGCAGGGGTGA
- a CDS encoding MCE family protein, producing the protein MITRRTKVQLLVFVIITLLGVSYVGARYAQLDRLFYDSSYTVVAHLERSGGIFAGGEVTYRGVGVGRVDKLELTDEGVDAYLSIENDYDTIPADTLAVVGNRSAVGEQYVELQPKVETEPYLEQGSEIALEDTRTPIAVEVLLENLSTTVGSVDRQALRTTVGELGEAFAGTGEDLQRIIDTGNSFIETANDNFDVTTALIRDSNVVLNGQIASESAIRTFADQLALFSGTLAEADPDLRRLIANGSPAAVQLRGLIEDNRVELGSLVNNLVTTGEVVVRHLDGIEQLLVIYPYVVEGGFTVVSKSPDTGLYDAHFGLIITDNPICHDGYQSTDTRPPQNGENRPMNEDARCEEPPTVSNARGAQNVNPRPAAQYDPSSVVASFDPDTGELTWGDRPPAALSAPGSVAPPTLGKESWKWLFLQPLVADR; encoded by the coding sequence ATGATCACTCGCCGCACCAAGGTCCAGCTGCTGGTCTTCGTGATCATCACGCTGCTCGGCGTCTCCTACGTCGGCGCGCGCTACGCCCAGCTCGACCGGCTGTTCTACGACAGCTCCTACACCGTGGTGGCTCACCTCGAGCGCTCCGGCGGCATCTTCGCCGGCGGCGAGGTCACCTACCGAGGTGTGGGCGTGGGCCGGGTCGACAAGCTCGAGCTGACCGACGAGGGCGTCGACGCCTACCTGTCGATCGAGAACGACTACGACACGATCCCCGCCGACACCCTCGCGGTGGTCGGCAACCGCTCCGCGGTGGGTGAGCAGTACGTCGAGCTGCAGCCGAAGGTCGAGACCGAGCCTTACCTCGAGCAGGGCTCCGAGATCGCGCTGGAGGACACCCGCACCCCGATCGCCGTCGAGGTGCTGCTCGAGAACCTCTCGACCACCGTCGGCTCGGTCGACCGGCAGGCGCTGCGCACCACGGTCGGCGAGCTGGGTGAGGCCTTCGCCGGCACCGGTGAGGACTTGCAGCGCATCATCGACACCGGCAACTCCTTCATCGAGACCGCCAACGACAACTTCGACGTCACCACGGCGCTGATCCGCGACTCCAACGTGGTGCTCAACGGCCAGATCGCCTCCGAGAGCGCGATCCGGACCTTCGCCGACCAGCTGGCCCTGTTCTCGGGCACCCTGGCCGAGGCCGATCCCGACCTGCGCCGCCTGATCGCCAACGGCTCGCCCGCCGCGGTGCAGCTGCGCGGCCTGATCGAGGACAACCGCGTCGAGCTGGGCAGCCTGGTCAACAACCTGGTCACCACCGGCGAGGTGGTCGTGCGCCACCTCGACGGCATCGAGCAGCTGCTGGTCATCTACCCGTACGTGGTCGAGGGCGGCTTCACGGTCGTCTCCAAGTCCCCCGACACCGGCCTCTACGACGCCCACTTCGGCCTGATCATCACCGACAACCCCATCTGCCACGACGGCTACCAGAGCACCGACACCCGGCCTCCGCAGAACGGCGAGAACCGCCCGATGAACGAGGACGCGCGCTGCGAGGAGCCCCCCACGGTCAGCAACGCCCGTGGTGCGCAGAACGTCAACCCCCGCCCGGCGGCGCAGTACGACCCGTCGTCGGTGGTGGCCTCCTTCGACCCCGACACCGGCGAGCTGACCTGGGGCGACCGGCCCCCGGCGGCGTTGTCGGCACCGGGTAGCGTGGCCCCGCCCACGCTCGGTAAGGAGTCCTGGAAGTGGCTGTTCCTCCAGCCGCTCGTCGCCGACCGGTGA
- a CDS encoding MCE family protein codes for MRRTRLALAMVAASLTLSACDFDVYQLPLPGGTDTGDDPITVTVQFADVLDLVPKSTVKLNEVDVGKVTDIELDGTVAEVTLELRNDTDLPDAPLAEIRQTSLLGEKFVSLSAPADGGSGELGDGDVIPLDRTGRNPEVEEVLGALSLVLNGGGVAQLKTITQELNLALEGREDSAKSVLTQVDTLVGTLDDNKADIVDAIARLNDLALAVREQQDDINLALDELPTALVSLDRQREDLVGMLQALDRLGDVGVRVIRATKQDTIATLTQLQPVLTELADSGDAFVKAFNVFLTYPFVDEVVGRDPQVARNLHMGDYTNLDIQLEIDLSGGITGVPSQLPTLLPTDLDPTKLLGDVAACLQSGSLTSKACQKVLSTPEKLLKLQEVCLKKKNKDTVVCKLLANVPGLPNLGGGGGGGGLPGLPELPIVGGLLRPGFDTERGPTMAELAAIYDEDLVTLLVPGMVSR; via the coding sequence ATGCGCAGGACCCGACTGGCCCTCGCCATGGTGGCGGCGTCGCTGACGCTGAGCGCCTGCGACTTCGACGTCTACCAGCTGCCCCTGCCCGGCGGCACCGACACCGGTGACGACCCGATCACCGTGACCGTGCAGTTCGCCGACGTGCTCGACCTGGTGCCCAAGTCGACCGTCAAGCTCAACGAGGTCGACGTGGGGAAGGTGACCGACATCGAGCTCGACGGCACCGTCGCCGAGGTCACCCTCGAGCTGCGCAACGACACCGACCTGCCCGACGCCCCGCTGGCCGAGATCCGCCAGACCAGCCTGCTCGGCGAGAAGTTCGTCTCGCTCTCGGCCCCGGCCGACGGCGGCAGCGGCGAGCTCGGTGACGGCGACGTCATCCCGCTCGACCGCACGGGCCGCAACCCCGAGGTCGAGGAGGTGCTCGGTGCGCTGAGCCTGGTCCTCAACGGCGGCGGCGTGGCCCAGCTCAAGACGATCACCCAGGAGCTCAACCTCGCCCTCGAGGGCCGCGAGGACTCCGCCAAGTCGGTGCTGACCCAGGTCGACACGCTGGTGGGCACCCTCGACGACAACAAGGCCGACATCGTCGACGCCATCGCGAGGCTCAACGACCTGGCGCTCGCGGTGCGCGAGCAGCAGGACGACATCAACCTGGCCCTCGACGAGCTGCCGACCGCCCTGGTCTCGCTGGACCGCCAGCGCGAGGACCTGGTCGGCATGCTCCAGGCGCTCGACCGCCTGGGTGACGTGGGCGTGCGCGTGATCAGGGCGACCAAGCAGGACACCATCGCGACGCTGACCCAGCTGCAGCCGGTGCTGACCGAGCTCGCCGACTCCGGCGACGCCTTCGTCAAGGCGTTCAACGTCTTCCTGACCTACCCCTTCGTCGACGAGGTCGTCGGCCGCGACCCGCAGGTCGCCCGCAACCTGCACATGGGCGACTACACCAACCTCGACATCCAGCTCGAGATCGACCTGTCCGGCGGCATCACCGGCGTCCCCAGCCAGCTGCCCACGCTGCTGCCCACCGACCTCGACCCGACCAAGCTGCTCGGCGACGTCGCCGCGTGCCTGCAGAGCGGGAGCCTGACCTCCAAGGCCTGCCAGAAGGTGCTCTCGACGCCCGAGAAGCTGCTGAAGCTGCAGGAGGTGTGCCTGAAGAAGAAGAACAAGGACACCGTGGTCTGCAAGCTGCTGGCCAACGTGCCCGGCCTGCCCAACCTGGGCGGCGGCGGTGGCGGTGGGGGCCTCCCCGGCCTCCCCGAGCTGCCGATCGTCGGGGGCCTCCTGCGCCCCGGCTTCGACACGGAGCGCGGCCCGACGATGGCCGAGCTCGCCGCGATCTACGACGAGGACCTCGTGACCCTGCTCGTGCCCGGGATGGTGTCCCGATGA
- a CDS encoding MCE family protein, giving the protein MSAVRRFAVPLVVLALLVAAALTFLGGEDRKMLTAQFPRTVSVYEGSDVRVLGVPVGQVETVVPSGTEVVVTMSYDADVQVPADASAVIIAPSIVGDRYIQLTPVYEDGDEIAEGTILGVDRTSVPLELDDIYASLDRLNVALGPEGANKNGALNDLLQVTAENFGGQGAAFNQTIGDFSRLSETLDDNKDELFSSLSEVQAFVSTLAENDTTVRQFNQSLADVSELLAGERQELAASLGNLSTALGEVNDFVKTNRDVLGRDIKGLNRVAKVLVKQRNNLDEVLSVAPLALNNLYLTYNPQAGTLDTNANIGNLENQLVNDPSLLLCTVVNSVDPTGGLCDLVQDTLPRPGALDALRGGGTTAADPDPFDPSLGGLVEVTR; this is encoded by the coding sequence GTGAGCGCCGTCCGCCGCTTCGCCGTCCCGCTGGTCGTCCTCGCCCTCCTGGTCGCCGCCGCGCTGACCTTCCTGGGCGGCGAGGACCGCAAGATGCTCACCGCCCAGTTCCCGCGCACGGTGTCGGTCTACGAGGGCTCCGACGTGCGTGTCCTCGGCGTGCCGGTGGGCCAGGTCGAGACCGTGGTGCCCTCGGGCACCGAGGTCGTGGTGACCATGTCCTACGACGCCGACGTGCAGGTGCCGGCCGACGCCAGCGCCGTCATCATCGCCCCCTCCATCGTGGGCGACCGCTACATCCAGCTGACCCCGGTCTACGAGGACGGCGACGAGATCGCCGAGGGCACGATCCTCGGCGTCGACCGCACCTCGGTGCCGCTGGAGCTCGACGACATCTACGCCAGCCTCGACCGGCTCAACGTCGCCCTGGGCCCGGAGGGCGCGAACAAGAACGGCGCGCTCAACGACCTGCTGCAGGTGACGGCCGAGAACTTCGGGGGACAGGGCGCCGCGTTCAACCAGACCATCGGTGACTTCAGCCGGCTCTCCGAGACGCTCGACGACAACAAGGACGAGCTCTTCTCCTCCCTCAGCGAGGTCCAGGCCTTCGTCAGCACCCTGGCCGAGAACGACACCACGGTGCGCCAGTTCAACCAGTCGTTGGCCGACGTCTCCGAGCTGCTCGCGGGGGAGCGCCAGGAGCTGGCCGCCTCGCTGGGCAACCTGTCCACCGCGCTGGGCGAGGTCAACGACTTCGTGAAGACCAACCGCGACGTCCTCGGACGCGACATCAAGGGGCTCAACCGGGTGGCCAAGGTGCTGGTCAAGCAGCGCAACAACCTCGACGAGGTGCTCTCCGTGGCGCCGCTGGCGCTGAACAACCTGTACCTGACCTACAACCCCCAGGCCGGCACGCTCGACACCAACGCCAACATCGGCAACCTCGAGAACCAGCTCGTGAACGACCCCTCGCTGCTGCTGTGCACCGTCGTCAACTCCGTCGACCCGACCGGGGGCCTGTGCGACCTGGTGCAGGACACCCTGCCGCGGCCCGGAGCGCTCGACGCCCTGCGCGGCGGCGGCACCACCGCCGCGGACCCCGACCCGTTCGACCCGTCCCTGGGTGGTCTCGTGGAGGTGACCCGCTGA
- a CDS encoding MCE family protein: MIVGLVSLSVLAVLLVAAFRAQDLPLIGGGDTYYAEFSEAGGLQPDDEVRIAGVRVGQVKSIELSDGVVRVAFQVKTDSGFGPDSRADIKVKTLLGSMYLSVDPAGSGQLEEGATIPVARTTSPFDVVEAFEGLADTAGDIDTDQLARSLTTLADLTRNTPEEFRAALDGVSRLSTNIADKNEEIGSLLTNLERVSTVLDDRDEDLVDLMKDADVLFQALVARRDQIHRLLVSTTELSTELTRLVRDTRSDLTPALEELEEVLAVLNKNEDNIDDSIRLMAPFYRVFANTLGNGPWFDTYIQNFPPIPEVLNGGGIS; encoded by the coding sequence GTGATCGTGGGACTGGTCAGCCTCAGCGTGCTGGCGGTGCTGCTGGTCGCGGCCTTCCGCGCCCAGGACCTGCCCCTCATCGGCGGCGGCGACACCTACTACGCCGAGTTCTCCGAGGCCGGCGGGCTCCAGCCCGACGACGAGGTGCGCATCGCCGGCGTCCGTGTGGGCCAGGTCAAGAGCATCGAGCTCTCCGACGGCGTCGTGCGGGTGGCCTTCCAGGTCAAGACCGACTCCGGGTTCGGCCCCGACAGCCGCGCCGACATCAAGGTCAAGACGCTGCTGGGCTCGATGTACCTCTCCGTCGACCCCGCCGGGTCCGGCCAGCTCGAGGAGGGCGCCACCATCCCGGTGGCCCGCACCACCTCGCCCTTCGACGTCGTCGAGGCCTTCGAGGGCCTCGCCGACACCGCGGGCGACATCGACACCGACCAGCTGGCCCGGTCGCTGACCACCCTGGCCGACCTGACCCGCAACACCCCCGAGGAGTTCCGTGCCGCCCTCGACGGCGTTTCGCGGCTCTCGACCAACATCGCCGACAAGAACGAGGAGATCGGCAGCCTGCTGACCAACCTCGAGCGGGTCTCGACGGTGCTCGACGACCGCGACGAGGACCTCGTCGACCTGATGAAGGACGCCGACGTGCTGTTCCAGGCGCTGGTGGCCCGGCGCGACCAGATCCACCGGCTGCTGGTCTCCACCACCGAGCTCTCCACCGAGCTGACCCGTCTGGTCCGCGACACCCGCAGCGACCTGACGCCCGCCCTCGAGGAGCTCGAGGAGGTGCTCGCGGTGCTGAACAAGAACGAGGACAACATCGACGACAGCATCCGGCTGATGGCGCCGTTCTACCGCGTCTTCGCCAACACCCTGGGCAACGGTCCCTGGTTCGACACCTACATCCAGAACTTCCCGCCGATCCCCGAGGTCCTGAACGGAGGTGGCATCTCGTGA
- a CDS encoding MCE family protein — MSKVLDAQTAGALVKLLIFVVVTLLATGVLIITIGNISFADSKEYKAEFVDATGVVSGDDVRVAGVKVGTVTDVEVVDRTRALVSFDLEEEVTLTEASRASIRYRNLVGQRYISLTQQVGETTALEEGDTIDVSNTSPALDLTVLFNGFKPLFQALSPADVNKLSYEVVQVFQGEGGTLESLLASTASVTSTLADRDELISDLITNLDQVLDNIADRDDQLSDLIVNFRTLVKGLKQDRGAILGSLEQISLLSEQTSDLVGGIRQPFTNDVKQLRRLAGNINRNKGELDRALQVLPIKLTKVGRTAIYGSYFNFFLCGFEGRVRLPGGSPVPVNFNTGAERCDLG, encoded by the coding sequence ATGAGCAAGGTCCTCGATGCCCAGACCGCCGGCGCGCTGGTCAAGCTCCTGATCTTCGTGGTCGTCACGCTGCTGGCCACGGGCGTGCTGATCATCACGATCGGCAACATCTCCTTCGCCGACTCCAAGGAGTACAAGGCGGAGTTCGTCGACGCCACCGGCGTCGTGTCCGGCGACGACGTGCGGGTGGCCGGCGTCAAGGTCGGCACCGTCACCGACGTCGAGGTCGTCGACCGCACCCGTGCGCTCGTCAGCTTCGACCTCGAGGAGGAGGTCACGCTCACCGAGGCCAGCCGGGCGTCGATCCGCTACCGCAACCTGGTAGGCCAGCGCTACATCTCGCTGACCCAGCAGGTGGGGGAGACCACCGCCCTCGAGGAGGGCGACACGATCGACGTCTCCAACACCTCGCCGGCACTCGACCTCACGGTGCTCTTCAACGGCTTCAAGCCGCTGTTCCAGGCGCTCTCCCCGGCCGACGTCAACAAGCTGTCCTACGAGGTCGTGCAGGTCTTCCAGGGCGAGGGCGGCACGCTCGAGAGCCTGCTGGCCAGCACCGCCTCGGTCACCAGCACGCTCGCCGACCGCGACGAGCTGATCAGCGACCTGATCACCAACCTCGACCAGGTGCTCGACAACATCGCCGACCGCGACGACCAGCTCAGCGACCTCATCGTGAACTTCCGGACCCTGGTCAAGGGGCTCAAGCAGGACCGCGGCGCGATCCTCGGCTCGCTCGAGCAGATCTCGCTGCTCTCCGAGCAGACCTCCGACCTCGTCGGGGGCATCCGCCAGCCCTTCACCAACGACGTCAAGCAGCTGCGGCGCCTGGCCGGCAACATCAACCGCAACAAGGGCGAGCTCGACCGGGCCCTGCAGGTGCTGCCGATCAAGCTGACCAAGGTGGGGCGCACCGCGATCTACGGCTCCTACTTCAACTTCTTCCTCTGCGGCTTCGAGGGACGGGTCCGGCTGCCCGGGGGCAGCCCGGTCCCGGTGAACTTCAACACCGGTGCGGAGAGGTGTGATCTCGGATGA